A single region of the Actinoplanes sp. SE50/110 genome encodes:
- a CDS encoding SRPBCC family protein, with the protein MADTSTQSIQVAAPPARVAEVICDFPAYPEWAEAIKQATVVEEYEDGYAAQVAFRIDAGVMADEYTLEYAYADDLSRIEWHLVAPSKTQKSQEGAYELVPTADGGTTVTYTLAVELAIGMLGMFRRKAEKMIMDTALKELKRRVESLPAA; encoded by the coding sequence ATGGCGGACACCTCGACCCAGTCGATCCAGGTCGCTGCGCCCCCGGCCCGGGTGGCCGAGGTGATCTGTGACTTCCCGGCCTACCCGGAGTGGGCCGAGGCGATCAAACAGGCCACCGTCGTCGAGGAGTACGAGGACGGATATGCCGCACAGGTCGCCTTCCGGATCGACGCCGGGGTGATGGCCGACGAGTACACGTTGGAGTACGCGTACGCCGACGACCTCTCCCGGATCGAGTGGCATCTCGTCGCGCCCTCCAAGACCCAGAAGTCCCAGGAGGGGGCGTACGAATTGGTCCCCACCGCGGATGGCGGGACGACGGTGACCTACACGCTCGCCGTCGAGCTGGCGATCGGCATGCTGGGGATGTTCCGCCGCAAGGCAGAGAAGATGATCATGGATACGGCGTTGAAGGAGCTCAAGCGGCGGGTCGAGAGCCTGCCCGCGGCCTGA